Within Coregonus clupeaformis isolate EN_2021a chromosome 20, ASM2061545v1, whole genome shotgun sequence, the genomic segment GGGAGGCTGCTTTGGTATTGTTTCTTCTTATGATTGCTGCTTTAAGGAACCACTGGGAGGTACTGCTGCACCATTTCCGTGTCTTCAATTCTTGCAAGTCAATGTGCACTGAGCATAAAAAGTTGACTGATGTATGATAACATACATGGTTCTTTGATGTTTTAAACTTGTAATTACAAATAATAGTTCTGCTATGTTGAATTCATTACAAaaacttgtttatgtgttgtAAAAGAACTTCACCTTGAAATTAACACATTTTTGTCCAGTGGCAGTGGTCACAATAAAGACAATTATTATAGATACACAAATGATTGAGACACTGTTTTTTTCTTCCTTGACGCAATGTGTAACTAAATGAAACTGAATGCCACCTCATTCTTATATCATGTTTAGCTATCAATAATGAAACCTGGAATGCATCCTTGTTTTTCAAAGTCTCGTAACCCTGTAAGAATGCTGTCTTAATTATGGCTATGAATGATGTGTTGTCAAGAGAGAGTGCAGCACAGTAAATTCTTCTTCAGCTGGGAGGACTGGTCCAGCAGGTGAGCTTTTACTGAAACTGGGAGCTTTACATGTTAAGAATGGAAATGCTAATCGATTACAATGGTCAATGTGTGGCTGCCGGTTTATAGTAATCTTTGGAGCAGTTACTGAAGCATGCAGCAGgtgatattttatttatttattttatttcacctttatttaaccaggtaaaccagttgagaacaagttctcatttacaactgcgacctggccaagataaagcaaagcagttgaTAGTTGCATCTTTGGCCAATTATGTTGTATAAAAACATGTCTTGACAATATGAAGTGTTGAATATGCATAGTAGAAaagtgcatacagtgcattcggaaagtattcagaccccttgactttttccacattttgttacgttacagccttattctaaaattgattacatagtttttttccctcatcgatctacacacaataccccataatgacaatgcaaaaacatttttttttttttttatattctgaaaatgtattaaagataaaaaacggaaatatcacatttacataagtattcagaccttttactttgtactttatagaagcacctttggcagtgattacagcctcaagtcttcttgggtatgacgctacaagcttggcacacctgtatttggggagtttgtcccattcttctctgcaggttctctcaagctctgtcaagttggatggggagcgtcgctgcacagctattttcaggtcgctccagagatgttcgaccgggttcaagtctgggctctagctgggccactcaaggacattcagagacttgtcccgaagccactcctgcgttgtcttggctgtgtgcttagggtcgttgtcctgttggaaggtgaaccttcgccccagtctgaggtcttgagtgctctggagcaggttttcatcaaggatctctctgtactttgctccgttcatctttccctcgatcctgactagtctcccggtccctgccactgaaaaacatccccacagcatgatgctgccacctccatgcttcaccgtagggatggtgccaggtttcctccagacgtgaagcttggaattcaatcttgatttcatcagaccagagaatcttgtttctcatggtctgagagtctttaggtgccttttggcaaactccaaatgggctgtcatgtgccttttactgagaagtggcttctctagcataaaggcctgattggtggagtgctgcagagatggttgtccctctggaagattctcccatctccacagaggaaatctggagctctgtcagagtgaccatcgggttcttggtcacctccctgaccaaggcccttctcccccaattgctcagtttggttgggcagccagctctaggaagagtcttggtggttccaaatgtcttccatttaagaatgatggaggccactgtgttcttggggaccttcaatgctgcagaaatgttttggtacccttccctagatctgtgcctcgacacaatcctgtctcggagctctaatttctttgacctcatggcttggtgggACCTtattacaaattggtgcattcaacttaggatagccagtgggacaaccacatcttgatcacagtaagtacacttcttcaaacaagcagctgtgagcaaagtcagtgcaatcagggacaactacatcgcgatcacaataagtacatttctttaaacaagtcagtgctagcaggtgaaataagtcaggtgttagtttagacaaaatacagtggtagtaaagggggggtagaaggattactattatactattccaggtattccttaaagaggtagcgtttcaagtgtctccggaaggtggtcagtgactccgctgtcctggcgtcgtgggggagcttgttccaccattggggtgccagagcagcgaatagctttgactgggctgagcgggaactgtgcttccgtagaggtaggggggctagcaggccagaggtggatgaacatagtgcccttgtttgggtgtagggtctgatcagagcctgaaggtaaggaggtgccgttcccctcacagctccgtaggcaagcaccatggttttgtagtagatgcgagcttcaactggaagccagtggagtgtgcggaggagcggggtgacggttatatagacagttgtgtgcctttccaaatcatgtccaatcaattgaatttaccactggtggactccaatcaagttgtagaaacatttcaaggatgatcaatggaaacaggatgcacctgagctcaatttcgagtctcagagcaaagggtctgaatacttatgtaaataaggtatttctgttttttgtttgtaatatatttgcaaaaatgttgtcattatggggtattgggtgtagattgatgaggaaattgttttacttaatccatttttgaataaggctgtaacgtaacaaaatgtggaaaaagtaaagggctttgaatactttccgaatgcactgtacctagtGAATAACCAGTGGATAACCAGTTAACTAAAACCAAATGTTCTGTTATGATCAGACTACATACTCAATGAATACTGCCATACTATGGGGTATATGTTAAACATACATGGTAGGCTACTGCTTTAATAACTGAGCATTGTCCTTAGTACCTGGGGAGAAGGGCACATTAACCAGACTGTGTAGTTGCTGAGCAGGATCCCCTGCTTATTCTGATGATCCACAGACAGACCAGTAGAGCTGGTCTCAACTATGACCTCATTCCCCATCACCAACCTGATTTCTTAAAATGAAAATACACCTGTcgactctgtcgtagccggccgcgaccgggagacccatggggcggcgcacaattagccagcgtcgtccagggtaggggagggaatggccggcagggatgtagctcagttggtagagcatggcatttgcaacgccagggttgtgggttcgattcccatggggggccagtatgaaaatgtatgcactcacttaactgtaagtcgctctggataagagcgtctgctaaatgactaaaatgtaaaatgtaaataattgtaTGGGCTCTTTGCCTATTCCAAACCAGCATTGGCCTAGATTTATTTTTTCATGAATGGCAATATGTTGGGATTGTGTGGTGATTAAACATGCAGCCTAATCAATGTTGAAGTAATGACTTgcatatttgatttgatttctaatATATATATACCAGGTGTCCGTGCTGTTTGACTGACTTGTAGTTATGCCGACTCACCTCCTTGTAAAATGGCATAATAGCATAATAGCATAATTGTTTCAATGAACATTGTCAGGAATGTTCTTTCTTCTAGAATACATTAATAATACAATGGCAAACACACGGGTAAAGAATGATTGGCTACCTATGTCAAAAGCAAAGGGCATTGATGTGACATATGATCAAAGTGGTCTCACGCTTGTGTGCTTGTTCCATGCCCGTCGGTACACCTGGCCATAGAGAATAAGAATAGCCACAGCTTTTGCCATTAGGCGTGTATTCCTTCTATTCTAAAACTATAATTTCAAACAAAGGATGCCGAATAAGAAATAATGTATTGCTGGTAATGTAATATGGTAGGTTTTAGTTATATTTGTTTGATCACGTGTTGCGTGTTGCTGAGGTTGGGTATCAGGTTTTACGTTCATGCGTAAAATGCACCCATGTGCATTTGGTTCCCATTCAACTTTAATCCAAATTCTGAACTGACAGGTTGTAATATAACAAAGGTACTGGGAATGTCAGTTTCACAGTAGTATTTCTTGCCACACCGGGGCATGTTGTCACAGTAAAGACTCGTGCAACAGGATCGGGAGCATTTGTCCCCTACTTAAAATCCACCTGACACTTGGAGAGGAAAGTAGTTGTGGTTGGATTACAACATGGGAGGTAAGCTTTATATCTATTTTATCTAGTCGTCTGAGATGGTGGTCATATAGGGCCTACATAAATTCCACATAAACGCATGTTGTTTTGTTGTCAATATATAGGTTATAACAACAGGTGACAGATGTTTTGATGATGACACAATTTCATGATGATGACTTGTCTTCTTGAGTCTTTCAATGCAATGTTAAGATAATATTTGCTTTGGTTTTAAAGCATCACATGATTGCAGTATGGATGGATAAAACAGAACATTTAGCATTGACAGTCCATCCTACTCGTGTTTGTAACCCATTTAAATGTAATCTTTGAACAACATGTAAATAGTTAATTTCAATTATATTTATTATCATTGAATATTGTGCCATTTTACTCATGCTGCTAACAATCCAACAGGCCGGCTGGATGTAGCACTATAATTCAGTACAACATAAGCAGCACTGGAGCAACCATTTTGGTGCCTGTGGTTGAAGAAGCCCATGCTAAGGCATCCAATCCTGGATATTTGCTTATCTTTTCAAAAAGGGCAAAAACAGACAATTAACATTTCACTAAAGCAAGTCCCTCATATGGCGTCTTCAAAATGTGGATCAGCATGTGGAGTCTTTGAAAAAGGCTACATCCACATGGTTAGTCATTCTGTGCCCTATGCTGGAAGCTCTGAATGCAACGGAAAATAATGGCCTCTTTCTCCCCCACAGGGTTCTATTCTAGTGAGAAGATGACAGGCCTGTTCGCCTATGAAAGCTCCGATTTGGACTGGTGTGAGGATAACTACAGGCACTCTGAACACATAGTGGAGTACTTCAACACTGTAAGTGCACATTATTTATTTCTTACAATATCCAGCTGAGAAATACGCCTCTGTGCTTATTGTACCTTTCTGAAACTCCATTGCAACTCACTTGTCTACTGTCCTCTTTTATTGTATCTGTTGAGGACCATCCTTTTTGGCCACAATGATGATAGGTGTAGTGGACAGGTGCATCACTCACTGCATTACATTGTGAATCCTTCTTTTAGAAAACTCCTTTCTGTTTCTCCAGATGAGCAGCCTGTTCTTCTTCGTGATCTCCCCCATCATGCTGTACCTGCTACACCCCTATGCCAGGGAGAGGAACCTGGCTGTACACCTGGTCTGGATCATGATGATCTTTGTGGGTGTGTCTCCACTCTCCTTTCCAAACATCAGGCCAACCTTCATTCAGTTATAACTCCACTCCAAGGGTGGCCTCATCAGTCTGCTTTCAGTTCATTCTGAATTCAATAATAGCTCTTAACCTATCCCCCATAGATACTGGGTAGGGGCTGGGGGCCATTTAGGAACGGGGCATTAATGTGTGTCCCCTCCTTACAGGTCTCTTCTCTGCCTACTTCCACATGACCCTGAGCTTCATGGGCCAGATGCTGGATGAGCTGTCCATCCTGTGGGTCCTGGGGCTCTGCTATGGCCTCTGGTTCCCACGCAGGCTCTACCCCTCCTTCATCAAGGACAGGTTGGTCACCATTGCTCCTAGTCGAGGCTTCTGCAGACAAAATGTTGTCTGTGAATACTGGAAGTAGCGTACCGGGTGCTGCCTTCCTGTCTCTATTCAATGTAACCGTGGAGCAGCGTCCTCGTGTGTTTAGATCTCCCTGCTACAGGATCATGCACCTGTTCTCTCTATATAGACCAAACGGCAGTACGTACTGTAGGCTTTTAATAAGGCAGGAGACAATGACAGGATCTTTTTACAGGGCACGCCAGGTTGAAACAGAAGCCATGCTAAGCCAGGAGTCTGAGAACCAGGCCAGGAGCAGCCTGCAGTGTGCTATATTCACCAGCCAGTGGGAGAGAGGGGCTCCCTGGCGTTCTGAATGACTCTCCCATTAACACTGTTAAAACAGTGTGAAGATAATCCCAATTTAACTAGAAAACTAGCCCTTGGTTCAATAGTCCCCATTGATTTACCTTCCAGTGTTTTCTGTGCTGTCGTGTGTTGCCTGTCAACTGTCTTCAAGTTCATTGTATGTCTCCTACCCACCcctaaccctccctctctctctctctcgctctctctctcgccccctgcAGGACGACTTTCTCCCGGCTAGTCATGATGATCACTGTTGTCACCACCCTATGCTCCTTTGTCAAACCCACTGCCAACGCCTACCTCCTCAACTGCTTTGCCCTCCACATCATCTACTCATTGGGTCTGGAGATGAGGATGTAAGGCAATAACTCCCATTATTGTACTGTACATTACTGTCTATCACGCCATCAGTTCACTGTCTGATAACTGCTATCTAAtaactgctttctctctctctcgctctctctctccctttattttCCTCACACACAGCTGTACTGACCAGAAGGTGCTGCGGTTATGCTGGGCTGCTGTTGGCCTGTGGGTGCTGGCCATCTCCTGCTGGATCAGTGATCGTTTCGGATGCAGCTTCTGGCAAAAGCTCAATTTCTGCTACCTGCATGGCATCTGGTAAGAGTAGGGGAGACGACAACAATGATGTTAATAGAAGTTAGATGgaacaattttattttttattttgtgaaTCACAAACAGATCCATGTATGACTGACAAGTGTCTATTCACTCTCTAGGCACATTCTGATTGTGATGGCTGTAGCCTATGCAAGCACCCTAATAGCCTACTTGGATGCCATCTATGAGATACCCTACTCCTTGCCAGGCCTTCAGTACTGGCCCAGTGACAACTGGGTCCTGGGCTTGCCTTACATCGTCCTGAAAGGAACCACCAAAACTCAGAAAATATTCTAGAGAACATTTAACTTCTGCAAGAGACAACTTGAAGTCTTTGGTGATGAAATGTGGTCTGTAGTGCCATGCAGAGAAAGTGTAAAATGTGGTGCCTTTCTTTTTACTTAGCAGTGACTCCGTTTGAGAAATGGTTGCAATCCATTAGATTGCTTCTTATTTGATATGAAAATAGAATCAATGCCACTCAGGTCATCAagttcgatgtttgtttggtgtgCATGTGTGAGAAAATTAATGTGTGTATGTTTGCATTTTGTGTGAATTTTGATCAATTCACTCATCGGTTATTTGCGTCcatacagatgtagaatcttaatttgatcactctttttgttgctgagaattttcctgcaccgcaGGAAATGCAAATGAGCTTCATGGTTTatataaattcactgaaaacctactgttatattaacagtattgcacttttcatgtagcatACTTTTAGCCAGcttaatagcctaaccaccgatcaagcaacattgttgctcaggattattttgctatcacaatataggtcaaattaagatcctacatctgtatgtgcaTGGATATTCTCTGCACATCATGTTTGTAAAAAAATGTTTGTATTTAGCTGTGTTTTGGTATGATTACATGCTTGTCTTTGTAGTGACAAGTACTGAGATTCTTTCAACAAAAAAGACAGCTTTGATTAAATGTGGGGCTGAATCACAACCACATTTCAGGGGGCTTGTAGAGTTTGTTTACATAACCTACACCCTTTTCAGGGATAAATATCACATTGTGTGTGAACTGAACTAAACTATCTAAGTCATTTTATAACATACATTTTTATCTTGGTTCAGGGACGTATTAATTTAATCTCGCTCAGGTTTTTCAAAGAGTATTACAATGTTATTATAGAAACTGTTAGGAACATGTCAAGGTTTGTTATGTGTGAGGTTCTACCTCTAtgagcaattacatttttatATGAATAAGATTAAAAGTTTGTACATTACTGAAATAAATGCATTGACGAATTTGAGACGTTTCTTAACAGAATGTAGTTTTTCTCTTTTGATTAAAAAAATTGTTGCTATGAACAATATATTGAGCATTAGACatatatatgtggtcctctgtagctcagctggtagagcacggcgcttgtaacgccaaggtagtgggttcgatccccgggaccacccatacacaaaaatgtatgcacgcatgactgtaagtcgctttggataaaagcgtctgctaaatggcatattattatattattatatatattttttcatctaCCTCTTTTAACTGCTGTGTTTTGTATTAGGATCCTTGCTAAAATAACAAATATTTGGAAACCCACCAGAAATCCCTCCTAAAGAAAATAAATTGAGTATGAACTAGAAATGTTAAATCATTTGGTACATTGTAGACATGTTTTCAAAGTCCTATTCCTACCTGGTCTCTGACACAAAGAAATTGGCATGCACATGATATTCATAAACTGTCAGAGGGAACAGTGACATCTAGTGTACAGATTACCCActaggcaaaaactggttgaattaacattgtttccacgtcatttcaacccaaaaaatctatgtgatgatgttgaatcaacgtggaaaacggattgaatttgcaaaaagtaatcaatgtaagggcattttttatttttttattttttccaactgttaacctagatccaatgacatggtgacattttttgttgatttcatgttgaattcatgttagttgacaactcaaccgaatgtaaatcaaaactagaagttgaactgacgtctgtgtccagtgggtacAGTATTTTTTATCTTTCTTTTGTAAGCTCTGTAAAGTTGTAAATATGTAACAACCATTGACTTACATATGGCTAACAACAACCCCTATGAatgatctacactgagtgtacaaaacattaggaacaccttcctaatcttGAGTTGTACCCCCCTTTGACCTCAGAactgcctcaattcgtcggggcatggattatacaagggatgctggcccatgttgactccaatgtttcccacaattctgtcaagttggctggatgtcctttgggtggtggaccattcgtgatacacacaggaaaatgttgagtttgaaaaacccagcagcgttgcagttcttgacacactcaaaccggtgcacctggcatctactaccatgcCCAGTTCacttaaaggcacttaaatatgttgtcttgcccattcaccctttgaatggcacacatatacaatccatgtctcaattatctcaaggtttaaaaatcagtctttaacctgtctccttccctttatctacactgattcaaGTGGATTTAAccggtgacatcaataagggatcatagctttcacctagattcaccttgtcagtctatgtcatggaagagcaggtgttcataatgttttgtacactcagtgtatatacagtgtgtgtgtgtgtgtgtgtgtgtgtgtgtgtgtgtgtgtgtgtgtgtgtgtgtgtgtgtgtgtgtgtgtatgtgtgtgtgtgtgtgtgtgtgtgtgtttgtacatttTATAAACCCTTTCAGTGATGACTCAATCAAACATGGTAACCATTTCAATAGTGGAGAAGAAAAACAGGGATTGACTAAGTTACAACATTTATATGCCTTTGACAGTCAGATGGGAGTTTAATAAAGACTGATCCATGCCTCAAAGACTGGATCAGTGTGAGTGACACAGAGAGGCCAGGGCTGATAGAAAGCTCTGACCCTCTGTCCAATAGCAGTGGCCTGGTAATCACACATCAAAGTTCCACCGCTACAGGCTACACTGTGCAGTGCCTCTAGTCCCTGTGTCTCTGTGAAGCTGTGGACGTCTTCTATCAGGAGCCATGCTGCTCTCTATTAAGATTACCCATTGGAAATAGAGCCAGTACACCACCACATTTGAGGCAGCAGAGAAAGCAGATTGAGTCTGTCAGTCATAATCTTTGCATTATGCTGCTGAGCTTAAAGAAATGCAGCTCGGCTCAAGTCAAGGGTCAGAGTTTGGGATGGACGCTTATTCAATCTGTGGCTGGTGGAATCTCACTGTTGTTTTTATTCAGCACTTGTTCATGGACGTAAAGCAGTGGAAGTCATCATGGTATCAAAGCAAACACAGACATATTTGGGTGTTCTGATATAGGCCTATATGCAATATCCTGCGGGCCTATGGAATGCTATGCTATGCAATGCTCAGTGTTGCCTCGAAGCAAATCAAATCTGTTTTTAAATGTCATCCACTACTAGAAATCAATGTCCTTCATTTCTAGGATCAACGTCACCAATGAGTGTTTTGGATTGCAATTTAAATGTTTCAATTTCGATTATGTTTCAGTTTCAAGAATGTTCCTCATATATCCCAAATTGTCATGCATCCACCTGGGTACATGCAATTAGGGACAAAAACTCATTTGGGAATACGATTTTCAATTGTGAGTCAATAGACTGTTATAGGCTAAATTAATGTCAGTTTTATGAGATATTCACACATGTTATTATTTTTTATCTGTGAATATATCAGATCACTGCTTTTACATTGATTTATCCAATGTGCATTCCACATCTGGACCTACATCCTTACATCCTTATTGCTTTATTTATTAAGACAAGCTCCCTGTCCAACCTGGACAGAGGTAGACggatcactgctaggcaaatccccgccttatcttagctcattggtcaccatagcagcacccacccgtagtctgcgctccagcaggtatatctcactggtcattcccaaagccaacacctcctttggccgccattccttccagttctctgctgccaatgactggaacgaattgcaaaaatctctgaagctggagactcttatctccctcactaactttaagcatcagttgtcagagcaccttaccgatcactgcacatgtacacagcccatctgaaattagcccacccaactacctcatccctatattgttatttattttgctattttgcaccccagtatctctatttgcacataatctcttgcacatctagcattccagtgttaatactaattgtaattattttgcactatagcctatttattgccttacctccataacttgctacatttgcacacactgtatatatattttctgttgtattttatgaccttatgtttttttttaccccatatgtaactctgtgttgttgtttttatcgcactgctttgctttatcttggccaggtcgcagttgtaaatgagaacttgttctcaactggtttacctggttaaataaaggtgaaaaaaaagaagaaaaaaaagacgtAATATAGTAAACGAAAATCAGGGACACTCAAATGAGTATGATACATtatgtttggtttggtttggtatgTATTcgtttgtggatgtccatcatcgatttcgtatgatatgttacgaattacaatttgcatgatatgttacgaattgcaattcgtacaatatgttacgaatttgctaaccatatgatatgttacaaattccaatttgttgtggctaacgttagctaggtggctaacattagctaggctatgggttaggagttaggttaaagatGAATGTtatggttaggggaagggttagctaacatgctaagtagttgcaaagtagctaaaaagtagtaggcctaagtagttgcaaagttgctaaataGCTAAAATGCTAACGTTGTCCTTTGGGTTACTAGACATTCgcattatacgcccacccatgcACCCTGACCAACCACTCTCTCGTTTTTATCATACAAATTTGAGCGTCCCAGATTTtgatttactatgttacgtcaaGTCTATGAGACCAGCCTGCCCTGTCACTCCTAGACGCTACAGAAAATACTTGAAATGTATTTGTCGCTCGTGAGAAGTCCCACCTCTGAAGTGCTATGGTTGGTTCAATACAAATGGCTTAAATTTAGCCTACCTGATTGGATGAGAAAGCTTTCTGTTTTGGTTGCTTGCCAGCAGCCGTCTGGAAGGGGAGGGGTGCTGTCTGGCTTCCGGTTTTAGGTTGAATTTGACACACAATGAGGTGCAGGGAACAACCTCGCGAAACGCCGCTGTAAATAAATAGAACAATCACTGAAGCCACAGAATCATGGAGAATCAGGTAAAGTTACTTTTATGTCCCCTCGTGAATCCTGAACTTTTAACCGAAAAAATGCTAGAAGGCTGCGCCCGGGACAGAAATGAATGCCTGGTGCTCGAAAAAAATCCTGCTAATCGAACTCATAGTTGGCTCACGAGCTTTGctagttggctaacgttagcctcactcagcattgctagctagccacacAATCAGACGTGACACAAAGGGATTTATTGCTTGCTTGTGTATTATGGCTTAGTATATTGAGAAAGTAAGACATACTTACTCCTTACCCGGTTCATAACCTAATTTAGCACGAGCTACTACCTGCTAGGGACGCTCTCGCGGCCCTTCGCTACGTAAATAGCGGCTACAAGGCACCGGTGGAAAGGGTTGCTCTTTCCAGGTCTGGGTGGAGGGGTGTGTATCTGGCGACGAGGAATTGAAAAGCGGGAATCACATCATCAGTTTAAAGATTGTGCACTAATGAAGATATTTGAAAATCGTAGATACAAATTGCGTGTGTAACAGCTAACATGGAAGAACGTCCATGCACTATGTCCACATCGATGTCCATTGACTGAGATTAGCAGGCCATCTAACTTTTCAAAATCTCATGTCAGTAACTCTGCTGTTACTCTAGGTAGGAGTTTTAATGCATGCTGACAATGAGAATGCAAACTCTATTTCCATATCAAAGTCAGTGACTCATGGCATGCACTTGTGGGAACATGTCACTGTCCAGTGTTACCGCTTTGAAGAATGGAATTCCGTGACGACAAGGAAGGACTCATATTTTTATCCTGATTACCCCGATTACCCATAGTGGCAAACAATATAAAACTATCCATCATCAACAACCATAAAACATCTAAGAAGATAGTCATTGTATTTTTGTGCATTTCAAGTTTTGTCTGTATGGTTTGAAATCTAGATCTAAACTGCCCTCTGGCTACATGCCTTATTTTTGGAAATCTCATAAAGATTGATGGGCCTTGTTGTGCATCATAACGTCTGTGCTTTGTCATTGTAGGATTTGTGCTATTATCAAAAGCACAGTTCAATTCA encodes:
- the acer1 gene encoding alkaline ceramidase 1 isoform X1; the protein is MGGFYSSEKMTGLFAYESSDLDWCEDNYRHSEHIVEYFNTMSSLFFFVISPIMLYLLHPYARERNLAVHLVWIMMIFVGLFSAYFHMTLSFMGQMLDELSILWVLGLCYGLWFPRRLYPSFIKDRTTFSRLVMMITVVTTLCSFVKPTANAYLLNCFALHIIYSLGLEMRICTDQKVLRLCWAAVGLWVLAISCWISDRFGCSFWQKLNFCYLHGIWHILIVMAVAYASTLIAYLDAIYEIPYSLPGLQYWPSDNWVLGLPYIVLKGTTKTQKIF
- the acer1 gene encoding alkaline ceramidase 1 isoform X2 produces the protein MTGLFAYESSDLDWCEDNYRHSEHIVEYFNTMSSLFFFVISPIMLYLLHPYARERNLAVHLVWIMMIFVGLFSAYFHMTLSFMGQMLDELSILWVLGLCYGLWFPRRLYPSFIKDRTTFSRLVMMITVVTTLCSFVKPTANAYLLNCFALHIIYSLGLEMRICTDQKVLRLCWAAVGLWVLAISCWISDRFGCSFWQKLNFCYLHGIWHILIVMAVAYASTLIAYLDAIYEIPYSLPGLQYWPSDNWVLGLPYIVLKGTTKTQKIF